A stretch of DNA from Cannabis sativa cultivar Pink pepper isolate KNU-18-1 chromosome X, ASM2916894v1, whole genome shotgun sequence:
aatttttttttactcatattaaattgaattaaaccATTTCTATTTTGTTTTTCCATTCATATGTAATTTTCATTATTCCCAACCATTCTTACACATAATTTAGTATATAGTACGTAGTCAAAAGTGTATGGTGTGGTGGACGTGCCCATAACAACAATTAATTccctaattatattataattacactaattgAATTTGGATTACTAAGAATCTTCTAGACCAGCTTTTATATATCGAAAAAATGGATGGTATCATCATTTTCGATTGGATTGGTTAATTGGGGCCCTCACGGGAAAAATATCAGAGTATACTAACATTTACATATGTCGATATATGATCAAATAATCGATGGTTATTATAAAGATTCTACAAGAAAGGAGGGGACCCCAAAGTCTTTTTATTATTGGGATCCTTGTCACATAATAGTAGAAGGGTCGACCCTTTATTGGATGATCGAATAAGGCTCATAGTTTATTTGGGGTCTAATTGTTTTACTTATTCTGTTCATGAGATCAACATAATGAATCGATGGATCTATATCTATTACCTACAATAAATTTATCTATTAATTGGGTCATTATCTCAATCCCTCctccaataaaattaaaagcaTGTAATTAATGACACAAGCTATTAGCCCCCTTATTATCAAATGCCAACAACTTACTGAGATGTAACGGTTTCTTATGTTATTtaatagatttaaaaaatatgtaaaacgTACCGATCGATGGGAAATTTCAACatcaaaattaacttaaattgaattaaaaaataattagcaGACAATATTAACAAAATACAATTCAAGAATTAGGGAAAAATAGGGTATAACATAAAAGATAAaatcagaaaataaataatcaataaAACCGTAAAATCAACACTAAAAGTTATCCTGgttcaaatttaataaatcaaTGTAATCTATAAATCTACTCCAGTTCTAAAACACCAccttaatttcttttattgattGAACAAGAATATAGGTACAATACAGTTGAGAGCGATTCTTGTTTTGAATTCTCTTAAGGTGTTTTCTCTCTAACACTCTTCCCTAATTAAGAAGCTTCTTTATCTACAGAAGAGTCTCCTTTACGAAAAAACCCAACCCAATCCTCTCTTTTCTTTGTACCTCTTTCTCTACCTCTCTCAATCAAAACTTTCTCTCAAAAGAACTTCCGTAATCTTCTATTGTTTTTCGTATTTTGTTGTCTCAAATGAAGAGATGGCTATTTATAGATGGAGGGCTTCAAACAACTAAGTAGTTAATTTGGTTAAGACTTAACCGAATTGACTGGCTCCTTACAATGAGATCTCTAAGTCAACTCTTGGTATCGAGCTCTCTCCGGACATGTATCACGCTTCCTGGATGGACGTCCCAAATTGATGAAGCGCATTCTGAAAGGACGTCCCAAATAGGCACAAAGCTAAACTATCCGGAACACCTTCCTGGAATGAGCAGCTAGCCTTATAATACTCCTTCCGAGGACGACTAGCTTTCCTAAACCACATCCTAGAGGGATGGCAAGATCCATGAGACTTCTTTCCGGATGGACTAGCTAGCCTTAATTTCGAAACTCTTTTCTGGTCGAATTATGACTAGCTTTTCACAAGGCTACTTCAGAATAAACAAGCTAGCATTCCAAAACTCTTTTCTAGATAATGAATAACTTTTTCGAAGACTCGACTTGAGACTTGTTCATAACTATACCACAACGAATTATTAGAAATGCTAAAACACACCCGTTTAACAACCCAAGTTTACAAGACCACAAAACAAATCTAAAATTTACAAAGAAACTTAATTAAGGTAAATTTAAATGCTATATCTTTTACCTCTTATAGTTTTCCTTTGAGTATAAACTTTATAGGGATTTAAATTCAACTAAGTTTGCTCTAAAGCCTCCAAAACCGCGGAGCCCTAAAGTCCCATGCACAGATTTAAATGAAGTTAATACAAGATTATAACCCGAAAtagagaatgaaaaaaaaacatgtagagagtttatcatttaaaatgtcatattGGGTCACAATgttttaatgtaataattataTGTTATAAAATATTGCACTTATTTGTAAGGTTCTCATctcataggcgggctaggcttgtgcctagggcccacttaGCCCAggggcccaattttttttttcctttttaaaattatatatttttttactgactttgaaaaatatcatattttttctaacataaggtctcaaaaataaatttttctccTGTGGTCCACTTTATTTCAAGGTCGGTCCTACTCATAGGTATTGGAATCAGGATTTAAAGTAATGtgagtgtaattttcttgtaAGGCATAGCCAaaaataataacttaaaaagtaaaataaaagtgCTCTTAGTGAGTTTTGAAGCTTGacctttattatatatataatctagtTTAACTATTATATACCAAAACTAATATGATATCTATAaatatcaatattttttattataaatatatgtatgtcttaactaactaaaatacatatatatatatattttttaaaagagagATTGCCTCTCTCGTTTTTATATGAATTCGCCCATTTTCATAGAAGAGCTAGGTACAAAGAAGAgcctataataatatattaatagcaATATGACATTAATTTGTTGATTTAGCAATTCGTTGAGATATACATTACAAAAAACAACTAtatttagtgacaattttttttagtgataacataatttttttgcgGCTAAATatatgacttttagtcacaacaaaatgttacttgtgactaaaacataatagTTAGATACAAGTCgtaactaatttatttttagtcacaacaacaacaagtgCTGTGACTAAAAGCACAttatagtcacaataaattgtgaattttgtgactaatacatttagctacggaccttttagtcacaatataggaataataatttataattagtcacaactaaaaagtaaaaaatttgtGCAGTGATAATCTTGCAAGTGTCAATTTAGTTTAATCCGAAAAACCCAACAAGAAAGTGTCCAAAGATTTATATAATTGGTAGGTTGAACTTTAGTTAATTAGGTACCCTGAAGGGTGATCACCTGACTTGGTCACGGGTCACACGAACCTGCAAATTGATCGTGTCAAGTGACATGGCATGTACTCACCCAAACTATAGATGCTTTCATGTTTTTTCTCTCCTACTTTTATTCCCATACTTACTACTATTACTCTACTACCACTCAATACTATAGATCTCATTCTATAAATATAGATATGTGACATTTTCATCATTTGCTTTCCCCTTTCCACAGGACAAAACCCATTAGCCCCTCATTATTCCTTATAATATTATTCCGCATTCTTCACTCTTTCAAATTCTCTCTTCACTCTCTACTTCATGGCGAATAAtactaatactaataataataataataataataataataagccaCAAGAAGAAGCTTTAAAATACCAGGTGATCATCATCATACTATATCtttgttataaaatattaatcttATATTGTGTTCCTAATTTGTTACAAAATTTGTCTGAATTTGTAGACATGGGTCTTGAAAGTCTCAATTCACTGTGAAGGCTGTAAGAGAAAAGTCAAGAAAGTTCTTCAAAGCATCGAAGGTAaaatcatatacatatatatatatattatatacgtCTTTTTATGTGTTGTATATgtatgaaagaattattttgtttgtcatttctttcttttatgATTTTCAGGGGTTTATACAACGACCATTGATTCTCAACAGCACAAAGTTACAGTCACCGGAAACGTCGATGCCGAAACCCTTCTAAAAAAGCTATTGAGATCAGGAAAACTCGCCGAGCTTTGGCCTGAAAATAAGCCTTCCGAGAAGAAAAAGTCCGGAAAATCAAAGAAGCAAAAAGCTGCAGATAATACTACTACTCCCGATCAAGAACCTGCCAACGACGACGGAGATGATCAGGCCGTTAAAAATGACGGCGGTAGTGCTAACGACAACGTAGATGGAAAAGAAGCCAATAATGAAGATGACGGCGATAACGACGAAGCCGATGGAGATAACGGCGAAGGCGGTGGCGGAAGTAACGACGGTgccaaaaagaagaaaaagaagaagaagaagaaaggtgGGCAAAACGGGAATAATTCGTGTAACAATGCCGGCGGCGATAATCCCGGCGAGTTTTTTCCTCCGGGGGACATAGGTCCGACGAACGTGATGACGTCAGCAAATCATCATGGGCAACCAATTCAGCACGTGTTTCCTTACCCGCcaacttttagttacaataaccAACAAACTCCGGTTATGTACGGATTAAGTTACAATACAAGTTACCCAACCCATAACGCTTCTTATTTTGCTCCCTCATTAATGCATGGTGATTATTTGTTCTCTCATCATTCAGAGATGTATTCTTTACCGTCCGATCAAACGTATAGCGacggtgatgatgatgatgatgatgacggGACTGGATGCTCCATTATGTGATCTGATCTTAGCTAGCTAAAAAGAGATCATCATGATAGATAATAATGGCCACGTGGAATGAAGGGTACCATATACGTAGAATATCTATTCATATACTATAATGATGATTATCATAAGTACTGTACTATTTATATGGGGATGAATTTTGTACTATTTATACATTAATTAgccaaatttattaattaattatatatatagtgtgtgtgtgtgtaagaATAGGGGCGAAATAAGGTTTGTGTTGTAACttgtatttaaaaattaagagggagctttattaatattaatgggGTACTTATGCTTTGTTTTGCTTTTTATTTATATCTAGCTTTTCGTTTCACATACTTTATATGCTTTTgctaaaagaaaaaccaaatataTAAGGTTGTAATATGTTTTGTAGTTGATTGTAGGACCTAAAGATCTTTAATTTTCTCTCCCTCCGATGTGTAAAGTAAATTTTTGTTTATGAGGTGATAGCATATCTCTATCCTTTTCTTTAACATGATATACAATTTCTTGAATAAGAAATATCATtaataacatatatacatatatatgtgcaACTTGTACAGTTGTACTCGAAATTCGAAATGATTTCTCCAATAAATCACTTTAGCTTCACAGCAAAAAATAAATCACTTTAGCTAGCCACTTAATTTCTATAGTACAACTTGGCAtatattcttttaaaattttaataataataattaaaagcaTATATGGTACACACAAATTAATGTAGTTTAGTTGTCCGTACAAATAACACACAACGCGAACGATGCCCAATAACTATAAGAAATTAATCTTTTGATAATATGAAGACTTTCAAGtggttaattatatataataatataaatatcaaTGCAACACCACTAAAGGTAAAATTTTGCTATTGATTGGttagtaatattaaaaaaaagttattatattaaatttgatatttaattgtatCAATAATTATATGACAACTATCTTTTAATAtttctctataaatatatatatattgtttatgtTTAGTTAAAGTCTATTAGAATTAATAGTTTTATGTTGCGTGAAAAAATAATAGCATATATAAAAGCATCTTCAATAAAAATTGCCCATTAAGTGATTTTTGCCACATGTGTACTTTGGtcaatatttcaaattaatttatcaaCATAATATCCAAAAATGAGTAACATTcatgtaataatatttaattattttttttttaaaaaaaattactttatcaccaatcaattttttgaaagaataaatataattataaaatttaattaaaaagtggTATATAAGACTATATTGGATAACTTTTGGAGTTGCCCACCATtaacctaatttttttaaataaatgtgtCAAGGatgagaaaaaataataataataaataatattttagaatgatgtatatattttaattaacaaaaatattatccACTTGGAGACAGGAGCGCGGACCCACATAAAGGCGAGGTGGGGCAGTCACTTAccctgaaaaaaaaatcgagaaaaaaatatatatgcattttagttaattaattacaacatatatttataaataaaacatgttatgcaatgttaaaaaaaaaaaaaaaaagtacccctcacttataaaaaaaaaaaaagtattgccCCCCTCAACTTAAATCCTGCAACTTAAATCCTGGTCCGCCACTGATTAGAGATATATACTCTAACATGCATGAACTATCTCCTTCATTATATCaatatattattttgagatGGAAACATATGCATCTTAATCTTATATTTTCTAACATTTCCAACCCAAACGAGCTACTCAACACCTTAATCCTAAATCTTAACAAAGTCATATATCTTTAGACGTACATATCATGATGAGAAAGAATGCT
This window harbors:
- the LOC115710470 gene encoding heavy metal-associated isoprenylated plant protein 36, which codes for MANNTNTNNNNNNNNNKPQEEALKYQTWVLKVSIHCEGCKRKVKKVLQSIEGVYTTTIDSQQHKVTVTGNVDAETLLKKLLRSGKLAELWPENKPSEKKKSGKSKKQKAADNTTTPDQEPANDDGDDQAVKNDGGSANDNVDGKEANNEDDGDNDEADGDNGEGGGGSNDGAKKKKKKKKKKGGQNGNNSCNNAGGDNPGEFFPPGDIGPTNVMTSANHHGQPIQHVFPYPPTFSYNNQQTPVMYGLSYNTSYPTHNASYFAPSLMHGDYLFSHHSEMYSLPSDQTYSDGDDDDDDDGTGCSIM